One window from the genome of Desulfobotulus pelophilus encodes:
- the clpB gene encoding ATP-dependent chaperone ClpB, whose product MRFDKFTMKSQELLQEALHRSETHTHPQVEPVHLLEAMLLDESGIAMAIFRKIGVPLQTLQQEVAGIISQYPKVTGATGERAFSRDLHQVLEAAFHEADAMKDQYVSVEHLLLALAGEKKDVGAVFSRSGISRQSILATLQGIRGNGKVTDPNPEDKYQALEKYSRDLTELARTGKLDPVIGRDEEIRRVVQVLSRRTKNNPVLIGEPGVGKTAIVEGLARRIVEGDVAESLKDKRLLALDMGALIAGAKYRGEFEDRLKAVLNEVEKAEGGIILFIDELHTLVGAGAAEGSMDASNMLKPALARGLLRCVGATTLNEYRKYIEKDAALERRFQPVLAQEPSVEDTISILRGLKEKYEVHHGVRIKDSALVAAATLSDRYISDRFLPDKAIDLMDECASKIRMEIDSMPASIDELQRRMTQLEIEREALRRESDAASVTRLEKLEAELAGLKEEVQEQRGRWQNEKDTIGRIRSIKERMEQLGTEEEQAQRRGDLGRVAEIRYGLMLENQKELESAKAYLAELQGGNRMLREEVDAEDIAEVVSRWTGIPVARMMEGEREKLLRMEEVLGQRVVGQETAVVAVANAVRRARSGLQDPNRPMGSFIFMGPTGVGKTELAKALATFLFDSEQAMVRIDMSEFMEKHSVARLIGAPPGYVGYEEGGYLTEAVRRRPYSVILFDEIEKAHPDVFNLLLQVLDDGRLTDGHGRTVDFRNTLIIMTSNVGSRMIQEMENMDREERQAGIEAALRSTFKPEFLNRIDETIVFEALKPEQIRSIVAIQIARLESRMSEKGLQLVMEEDALALLAKKGYSPIYGARPLKRAIQQLLENALAVRILKGEVPDGSRIRVYALEDTREPGLGFDVEG is encoded by the coding sequence ATGCGTTTTGATAAATTTACCATGAAAAGTCAGGAGCTTTTGCAGGAAGCTCTGCATAGATCGGAAACCCATACCCATCCGCAGGTGGAGCCGGTGCACCTTCTGGAGGCCATGCTTCTGGATGAATCCGGTATTGCCATGGCCATTTTCCGAAAAATAGGAGTACCTCTTCAGACGCTGCAGCAGGAAGTTGCAGGCATTATCAGCCAATACCCAAAAGTAACAGGGGCTACAGGAGAAAGAGCGTTTTCAAGAGACCTGCATCAGGTTCTGGAAGCTGCCTTTCATGAAGCGGATGCCATGAAGGATCAGTATGTCAGTGTGGAACATCTGCTTCTTGCCCTTGCCGGAGAAAAAAAAGATGTGGGGGCTGTTTTTTCCCGCAGCGGGATCTCCCGTCAGAGCATTCTGGCAACCCTGCAGGGTATCCGTGGTAATGGTAAGGTAACGGATCCCAATCCCGAAGACAAGTACCAGGCTTTGGAAAAATATTCCCGTGACCTTACAGAACTGGCCCGGACAGGAAAGCTGGATCCGGTTATCGGCAGGGACGAGGAGATTCGTAGGGTGGTTCAGGTACTTTCCCGCAGAACCAAAAACAATCCCGTTCTGATTGGTGAACCAGGCGTGGGAAAAACCGCCATTGTGGAGGGGCTGGCCCGTCGTATTGTGGAAGGCGATGTGGCAGAATCCCTGAAGGACAAGCGTCTTCTGGCTCTGGATATGGGAGCCCTTATTGCCGGTGCTAAATACAGAGGTGAGTTTGAGGACAGGTTGAAGGCTGTCCTTAATGAGGTGGAAAAAGCCGAAGGGGGCATCATTCTCTTTATCGATGAGCTTCATACCCTTGTTGGCGCTGGTGCGGCGGAAGGATCCATGGATGCTTCCAATATGCTCAAACCGGCATTGGCCAGAGGTCTTCTGCGTTGTGTGGGAGCCACAACCCTGAATGAGTACAGAAAGTATATTGAAAAGGATGCCGCTCTGGAACGGCGTTTTCAGCCCGTACTGGCTCAGGAGCCCAGTGTGGAGGACACCATTTCCATTCTCAGGGGGCTTAAGGAAAAATATGAAGTACACCATGGAGTCCGGATCAAGGATTCGGCCCTGGTGGCGGCGGCAACCCTTTCGGATCGTTATATTTCGGACCGCTTTCTTCCGGACAAGGCCATTGACCTTATGGATGAGTGCGCTTCCAAAATCCGTATGGAAATTGATTCCATGCCCGCATCTATTGATGAACTGCAGCGTCGTATGACTCAGCTGGAGATTGAGCGGGAAGCACTGCGCAGGGAGAGTGATGCGGCTTCTGTGACAAGGCTTGAAAAACTGGAAGCAGAGCTTGCCGGATTGAAGGAGGAGGTGCAGGAACAGCGGGGACGCTGGCAAAACGAGAAGGATACCATAGGCCGGATTCGGTCCATCAAAGAGCGCATGGAACAGCTGGGTACGGAGGAGGAACAGGCCCAGCGGCGGGGGGATCTGGGCCGTGTGGCGGAAATACGTTATGGACTGATGCTGGAAAACCAGAAGGAGCTGGAGAGTGCCAAGGCCTATCTCGCAGAACTTCAAGGTGGAAACCGCATGCTCCGTGAGGAAGTGGATGCAGAGGATATAGCGGAAGTGGTTTCCCGGTGGACGGGTATTCCCGTGGCACGGATGATGGAGGGGGAGAGAGAAAAACTTCTGCGCATGGAAGAGGTGCTGGGCCAGCGTGTGGTGGGTCAGGAAACAGCCGTCGTGGCTGTGGCCAATGCGGTGCGCAGGGCCCGCTCCGGGCTTCAGGATCCCAATCGCCCCATGGGAAGTTTTATTTTCATGGGTCCGACGGGTGTGGGAAAAACGGAGCTGGCCAAGGCTCTGGCTACTTTCCTTTTTGATTCGGAACAGGCCATGGTACGCATTGATATGAGCGAGTTTATGGAAAAACATTCCGTGGCAAGGCTGATCGGTGCGCCTCCGGGTTATGTGGGCTACGAGGAGGGAGGCTATCTTACGGAAGCGGTACGCAGGCGTCCCTACAGTGTGATTCTTTTTGATGAGATTGAAAAGGCACATCCCGATGTTTTCAACCTGCTTCTTCAGGTTTTGGATGATGGTCGGCTGACGGATGGTCATGGCCGTACCGTGGATTTCAGAAACACCCTGATTATTATGACTTCCAATGTCGGTAGCCGGATGATTCAGGAAATGGAAAATATGGATCGGGAAGAGCGGCAGGCGGGTATTGAAGCCGCTCTGAGGTCCACCTTCAAGCCGGAGTTTCTTAACCGTATTGATGAGACCATTGTATTTGAAGCTTTGAAGCCGGAACAGATTCGGAGTATTGTGGCTATTCAGATTGCCCGGCTGGAATCCCGTATGAGTGAAAAGGGTCTGCAGCTTGTTATGGAAGAGGATGCCCTCGCCCTGCTGGCTAAGAAGGGATACAGCCCGATATACGGTGCCCGTCCTTTGAAACGGGCCATACAGCAGCTGCTGGAAAATGCTCTTGCCGTAAGAATTCTTAAGGGTGAAGTTCCTGATGGCAGCCGGATACGGGTGTATGCCCTGGAAGACACCAGAGAGCCCGGCCTTGGTTTTGATGTCGAAGGGTAA
- a CDS encoding flagellar basal body-associated FliL family protein: protein MKTLNRGLLFFFCVFIFFSCGGKKEEDPRMLLIGSWRISHMNIHTILTMRNNGSWQSEDRMEGQHTRIIEKRGKSTGRWQMESKDRLVFSVESSEEAGLWSQGSLQTFILETLEPRKLVLRHPETGRTSEWTKVRADRPAEGEILAHQAVRMEPLIVNVARTRILERQRFLCLDLEFILGLEHPVENPEEIPPPPPLHPEVRETLLFYFSSLEYRDLNSFERVKEVRLHLRKMLNPYFDNRLEEIEVRNIIVAASSESLEEFILQYPQLRHEFGLTIPQRQAPEKPVPEN from the coding sequence ATGAAGACCCTGAACAGGGGACTGCTGTTTTTTTTCTGTGTTTTTATATTTTTTTCCTGTGGCGGGAAAAAGGAAGAGGATCCCCGGATGCTGCTCATTGGAAGCTGGCGGATTTCTCACATGAATATTCACACCATTTTAACCATGAGAAATAATGGTTCATGGCAGTCTGAAGACAGGATGGAGGGGCAGCATACCCGTATCATTGAAAAGAGGGGCAAAAGTACGGGGCGCTGGCAGATGGAGTCCAAAGATCGTCTGGTTTTTTCCGTAGAGAGTTCGGAAGAGGCCGGTCTCTGGTCTCAGGGATCGCTTCAGACCTTTATTCTGGAGACGCTGGAACCCCGAAAGCTTGTTTTACGCCATCCGGAGACCGGCAGAACATCGGAGTGGACAAAGGTCCGTGCGGACAGGCCTGCAGAAGGGGAAATCCTTGCCCATCAGGCAGTCCGGATGGAACCCCTTATCGTCAATGTTGCCCGAACCCGCATTCTGGAACGGCAACGTTTTCTTTGTCTGGATCTTGAATTCATTCTGGGCCTTGAACATCCCGTTGAAAATCCGGAAGAGATTCCGCCCCCCCCCCCTCTGCATCCCGAGGTTCGGGAAACCCTTCTTTTTTATTTTTCCAGCCTGGAATACCGGGATCTTAATTCCTTTGAACGCGTGAAGGAGGTGCGGTTGCACCTGAGGAAGATGCTGAATCCTTATTTTGATAATCGTCTCGAAGAAATAGAAGTAAGAAACATTATTGTTGCGGCCAGTTCGGAAAGTCTGGAGGAATTTATTCTGCAGTATCCCCAGCTTCGGCATGAGTTTGGTCTGACGATTCCCCAGAGACAAGCACCTGAAAAGCCGGTTCCTGAAAATTGA
- a CDS encoding 4-hydroxyphenylacetate 3-hydroxylase family protein, whose translation MRTKEQYVADLMKMKKNIYYKGEKISRDHEELKMTLNVLGHTFDAAMDPEKAHLCTAKSHLSGETINRFCHIHQSPEDLHKKQDMTRMLCREVGYCIGRCMGADASNAVNIISYEADKANGGATEYHKNFLRWLDNFQKKDLVVACAQTDVKGERMLRPSQQPDPDQYLHVVEKNSKGIVVTGCKVHITQASVADEIMVVPTRSLTEEEKDYAVAFAIPSDAEGITQVVHPHNMRARKHFKRGFDFGAADSYVIFDRVFVPWDRVFLCGEHLHGGLCALLFALFHRHSYSGCKPAIGDITMGLAALAAEVNGIEKSARVKEKLASIIQIAELGYAAGYTASSLGKAEMTIPGMGPVPFGPGSCIPNSIYCNVGRCLTGEAVFHEQEILCDIAGGVPATFPYEQDLVNEELRPYLEKYLKRNTKIPVEDQIRFWLYFSDLTVSSLAGCLNYASFHGGGSPVMEQIAITSQYNIQERKDIVKRLAGMSASW comes from the coding sequence ATGAGAACAAAGGAACAATACGTTGCCGATCTGATGAAAATGAAGAAGAATATTTATTACAAGGGAGAAAAAATTAGCCGGGATCACGAGGAGCTGAAGATGACCCTGAATGTTCTGGGTCACACCTTTGATGCGGCAATGGATCCTGAGAAAGCCCACCTTTGCACGGCCAAATCCCATCTGAGCGGTGAAACCATCAATCGTTTCTGTCATATTCACCAGAGTCCCGAAGATCTGCATAAAAAGCAGGACATGACGCGCATGCTCTGCCGGGAAGTTGGCTACTGCATCGGTCGATGCATGGGCGCTGATGCCAGTAATGCGGTGAACATCATCTCCTATGAAGCAGATAAGGCCAATGGAGGTGCTACGGAATACCATAAGAATTTTCTCAGATGGCTGGATAATTTTCAGAAAAAAGACCTGGTGGTGGCCTGTGCTCAGACCGATGTGAAGGGCGAAAGGATGCTGCGCCCCTCCCAGCAGCCCGATCCGGACCAGTACCTCCATGTGGTGGAAAAAAACAGCAAAGGGATTGTGGTAACGGGCTGCAAGGTGCATATCACCCAGGCTTCCGTTGCGGATGAGATTATGGTGGTGCCGACCCGTTCCCTTACGGAGGAGGAGAAGGATTATGCGGTGGCTTTTGCCATTCCTTCGGATGCAGAAGGTATTACCCAGGTGGTGCATCCCCATAATATGAGAGCCCGTAAGCATTTTAAGCGGGGGTTTGATTTTGGGGCCGCGGATTCCTATGTGATTTTTGACAGAGTTTTTGTGCCATGGGACAGGGTCTTTCTCTGCGGTGAGCATCTTCACGGAGGGTTGTGTGCCCTGCTGTTTGCCCTCTTCCACCGCCACAGCTATTCCGGATGCAAACCGGCCATTGGCGATATTACCATGGGGCTTGCCGCTTTAGCAGCAGAGGTGAACGGTATTGAGAAAAGCGCCCGTGTAAAGGAGAAGCTCGCCAGCATCATTCAGATTGCGGAACTGGGTTATGCCGCCGGCTATACGGCATCGTCCCTTGGTAAGGCAGAGATGACCATCCCGGGCATGGGGCCGGTACCTTTTGGTCCGGGTTCCTGCATTCCCAACTCCATTTACTGCAATGTGGGCCGCTGCCTTACGGGTGAGGCTGTTTTCCATGAACAGGAGATACTCTGTGATATAGCAGGTGGTGTACCCGCTACCTTCCCCTATGAACAGGATCTGGTGAATGAGGAGCTCAGGCCCTATCTGGAAAAATACCTGAAGCGGAATACAAAGATACCCGTGGAGGACCAGATCCGTTTCTGGCTGTATTTCAGCGATTTGACCGTTTCTTCCCTTGCAGGGTGCTTGAATTATGCAAGTTTCCACGGAGGAGGCTCTCCTGTTATGGAGCAGATTGCCATCACATCTCAGTACAATATTCAGGAAAGAAAGGATATTGTCAAACGGCTTGCCGGGATGTCCGCGAGTTGGTGA
- a CDS encoding SDR family oxidoreductase — MNLFSLEHKTALITGASRGIGESIAATFAEYGAHCILVSRKLDSLETVVDRIRSQGGSAEAMACNMGDLDQIASLMDAVEAKHGRLDILVNNAAANPYFGEMLHAEAWAWDKTHDVNLKGPFFMSQRAAILMKKKGQGGAIVNVSSINGIRPAQMQGIYSITKAALISMTQAFARELAPCGIRVNALLPGMTETKFSSAITENEAVSKAVISMIPLQRIAAPSEMAGAALYLVSDAASYTTGTCLICDGGMLA, encoded by the coding sequence ATGAATCTGTTTTCCCTTGAGCATAAGACAGCATTGATTACGGGAGCGAGCAGAGGTATTGGTGAGAGTATTGCCGCAACGTTTGCGGAGTATGGCGCGCATTGTATTCTGGTGAGCCGTAAACTGGATAGCCTTGAGACTGTTGTGGACAGGATCCGTTCCCAGGGGGGCTCGGCCGAGGCCATGGCCTGTAACATGGGAGATCTGGATCAGATTGCCTCTCTCATGGATGCTGTGGAGGCAAAGCATGGGAGGCTGGATATCCTTGTAAATAATGCGGCAGCCAATCCCTATTTTGGTGAAATGCTCCATGCGGAGGCCTGGGCCTGGGATAAAACCCATGATGTGAATTTGAAAGGGCCCTTTTTTATGTCCCAGAGGGCGGCCATACTGATGAAAAAGAAAGGGCAGGGAGGCGCCATTGTCAACGTCTCTTCCATTAACGGAATCCGTCCCGCGCAGATGCAGGGGATCTATTCCATCACGAAAGCAGCCTTGATATCCATGACTCAGGCCTTTGCGAGGGAGCTGGCACCCTGTGGAATCCGTGTCAATGCCCTGTTGCCGGGTATGACAGAAACGAAATTTTCCAGTGCCATTACGGAGAACGAAGCTGTCAGCAAGGCGGTGATTTCCATGATTCCCCTGCAACGCATTGCCGCTCCCAGTGAAATGGCAGGCGCTGCCCTTTACCTTGTATCGGATGCGGCCTCCTATACCACGGGTACCTGCCTGATCTGTGATGGGGGCATGCTGGCCTGA
- a CDS encoding putative quinol monooxygenase: MVVTAMIRVKPEVAAPAEERLGELVRAAASEEGVLVYSLHKDRKNPGVFFVYERYADREAFQRHGSMAHVQEFFKWVGPHLLQQPELTVFEEVASFVKGMPD, from the coding sequence ATGGTGGTTACGGCGATGATACGGGTAAAGCCGGAAGTAGCAGCTCCGGCGGAAGAAAGGCTTGGCGAGCTTGTAAGAGCCGCAGCATCAGAAGAAGGGGTGCTGGTCTACTCCCTGCATAAAGACCGGAAAAACCCGGGTGTTTTCTTTGTATATGAAAGATATGCGGACAGGGAAGCTTTTCAGCGTCATGGCAGCATGGCCCATGTGCAGGAGTTTTTTAAATGGGTGGGGCCTCATCTCCTGCAGCAACCTGAACTCACTGTTTTTGAAGAGGTGGCTTCATTTGTAAAAGGGATGCCAGACTGA
- a CDS encoding hybrid sensor histidine kinase/response regulator has protein sequence MSHLFLSVLLRRHLMWRLLLPAVLLVVLISLLLGWQRWLEIQKEQHLQAMAISEYVATYLKASMETVNLLAETASTPAFSPVTRRYLAHSDAFERILLLTDEGEVLESHPPLGPLKDYSRLLLARQQHGSPHAIHISSPYLAPLSDNITSGIFSYSVTNKLVVGELNLINLQDFISGLGQTEPGTILFITDRYGTLIAFPDRTLVDQQVNLGHLPPVAYGLQGRPEFLGIAAFQGDFYLMSAAPVLDGDWVVFTAWQARTQFFSILKPMVMLALLLISLLTITVWLLQQTLQKQVSTPIQTVARAMDTLERGNPLDHRLFSEMGHTPFYELQVLRKGFMDMAEAILQREKNLRVSEEKFRNLSDELPESIFEMGMKFELTYCNDKMLHQFGHSREEALSGMRLTDLAIAEESHLLFDYIWKIFRDEKPAPLSFTALCRNHGTFPAELHAAPVASGTSPGGLRGFIIDMTRTHQEQNLRMEMERNLFHRQKLESLGILAGGIAHDFNNILSAIQGNLELALLNEPNPVSVSKEHISLALTATLRAADLTRQMLAYSGKGKFMVLPVQLNDFLHQTMAILQTAIPKTVHTVFLPDASLPLISADPGQLQQVVMNLISNAAEAMPEGEGTLTIRTAVAFCDEECISRSRILKKPDPGHFVLLTVEDGGTGMDSESLQRLFDPFFTTKFTGRGLGLAAVLGIMQGHNGMIMVESRKGKGTVFRVYFPALLDENTHDATTPETALVSQNLSSSQNGIILVVDDEESVRSLFSDSLHFFGYESICAADGEQGLELFKNHQPHILCVILDLTMPGKDGIATLHAMRQINPDLKIILSSGYSEQEAVRNLQDKERVFFLKKPFSIHALQNILQDALTADPTDTSRNH, from the coding sequence ATGAGCCATCTATTCCTCAGCGTTCTCCTCCGGCGGCATCTGATGTGGCGGCTTCTGCTCCCGGCGGTTCTCCTCGTGGTGCTCATTTCCCTGTTACTGGGATGGCAGCGATGGCTGGAAATCCAGAAAGAACAGCACCTGCAGGCCATGGCCATTTCAGAATATGTGGCCACCTACCTCAAGGCATCCATGGAAACGGTGAATCTGCTCGCCGAAACGGCGTCCACTCCGGCTTTTTCCCCCGTGACCCGCCGTTACCTTGCACATTCCGATGCCTTTGAACGCATCCTTCTCCTCACGGACGAAGGAGAAGTCCTGGAAAGCCACCCTCCCCTTGGCCCGCTGAAAGACTATTCAAGACTCCTTCTTGCAAGGCAGCAGCACGGCTCTCCCCATGCTATTCATATATCTTCTCCCTACCTCGCACCCCTCAGCGACAATATCACCTCCGGAATCTTCAGCTATTCCGTTACAAACAAACTTGTGGTTGGCGAACTGAATCTCATCAACCTGCAAGATTTCATAAGCGGGCTGGGCCAGACAGAACCCGGAACCATCCTTTTCATCACAGACCGTTATGGAACACTCATCGCCTTCCCGGACCGCACACTTGTGGATCAACAGGTCAATCTGGGCCACCTTCCTCCTGTGGCGTACGGACTTCAGGGCCGACCGGAATTCCTCGGTATTGCAGCCTTTCAGGGCGATTTTTATCTCATGAGTGCGGCCCCTGTTCTGGATGGAGACTGGGTTGTTTTTACGGCATGGCAGGCCAGAACACAATTTTTCTCCATACTGAAGCCCATGGTTATGCTGGCTCTTCTTCTGATTTCCCTTCTGACCATTACCGTATGGCTACTGCAGCAAACTCTGCAGAAACAGGTTTCCACCCCCATTCAGACCGTTGCCCGGGCTATGGATACCCTGGAACGCGGCAACCCCCTAGACCACAGGCTTTTCAGTGAAATGGGGCACACGCCCTTCTATGAGCTTCAGGTACTACGTAAAGGCTTCATGGATATGGCCGAAGCCATTCTGCAGAGGGAAAAAAATCTTCGTGTCAGTGAAGAAAAATTCCGCAATCTGTCCGATGAACTGCCGGAGAGTATTTTTGAAATGGGTATGAAATTTGAGCTTACATACTGTAACGATAAAATGCTCCACCAGTTTGGGCATTCAAGGGAAGAAGCCCTTTCCGGCATGCGACTCACGGATCTGGCCATTGCCGAGGAGAGCCACCTTCTTTTTGACTATATATGGAAAATTTTCCGGGACGAAAAACCCGCACCCCTTTCCTTCACCGCCCTCTGCCGAAACCATGGCACCTTCCCCGCAGAACTCCATGCTGCACCGGTTGCAAGCGGTACCAGTCCGGGGGGATTAAGGGGCTTTATCATTGACATGACACGGACCCATCAGGAACAAAACCTGCGGATGGAAATGGAACGCAATCTTTTCCACAGGCAGAAACTGGAAAGCCTTGGTATTCTTGCCGGTGGTATCGCCCATGACTTCAACAACATTCTTTCCGCCATTCAGGGTAACCTGGAGCTGGCACTGCTCAATGAGCCCAACCCTGTTTCTGTATCAAAGGAACATATTTCACTGGCCCTGACCGCCACCCTGAGGGCAGCGGATCTTACCCGTCAGATGCTGGCTTATTCCGGCAAGGGTAAATTTATGGTACTGCCTGTACAGCTCAATGATTTTCTTCATCAGACCATGGCAATACTTCAAACAGCCATACCGAAAACAGTCCATACGGTCTTTCTTCCGGACGCTTCCCTTCCCCTTATTTCTGCCGATCCCGGCCAGTTGCAGCAGGTTGTCATGAATCTCATCAGCAATGCGGCAGAAGCCATGCCCGAGGGAGAGGGAACCCTGACCATACGAACGGCAGTGGCTTTCTGTGATGAGGAGTGCATCAGCCGCAGCCGTATACTGAAAAAACCGGACCCGGGTCACTTTGTGTTACTGACCGTGGAGGATGGGGGTACCGGAATGGACAGTGAAAGTCTTCAGCGTCTTTTTGACCCCTTTTTTACCACCAAATTCACCGGACGCGGGCTTGGACTGGCCGCCGTGCTCGGCATTATGCAGGGTCATAACGGTATGATTATGGTGGAAAGCAGAAAGGGAAAAGGAACGGTATTCCGGGTTTATTTCCCTGCTTTACTGGATGAAAATACCCATGATGCCACCACCCCTGAAACAGCACTGGTTTCACAAAACCTTTCTTCATCACAAAACGGCATCATCCTTGTTGTGGATGACGAAGAAAGCGTACGCAGCCTCTTTAGCGATTCTCTCCATTTCTTCGGCTATGAAAGTATCTGCGCGGCCGATGGAGAACAGGGACTGGAACTTTTCAAAAACCACCAGCCGCATATTCTCTGTGTCATTCTGGATCTGACCATGCCCGGTAAAGACGGCATTGCCACGCTCCATGCCATGCGGCAAATCAATCCGGACCTGAAGATCATTCTCAGCAGCGGCTACAGTGAGCAGGAGGCTGTCCGCAATCTTCAGGATAAGGAAAGGGTTTTCTTTCTGAAAAAACCCTTTTCCATCCATGCCCTGCAGAACATCCTGCAGGATGCTCTCACAGCAGACCCCACCGATACCTCCAGGAATCACTGA
- a CDS encoding ABC transporter substrate-binding protein, translating into MQKSPILLLGFIALVAGTFLISSCEKKPLVIGFAGPLTGPYADMGVHGRNGAHLALEEINARGGIAGRRLVLLSRDDFGTDEGAFLACEGLIQAGVTAILGHMTSSQSMAALPAAQQASMVLLSPTTSTPELSGIDDMFFRVQPTTDTAARALAAYAAQERQLLHIGTVRDLNNRGFADPFHQAFSEIFQRYGGKISPELTLYSTGAPNWDSLAAQLGEEGFDALLVILAARDAAALAQALHARGIRFPLLSSNWAMTEELFTAGGRTVETIIFAGHTFSEKQSPQYQQFLKNYSKRYGHWPSFAAEYAYDAMRVLAEALERTGGKNRGLPAALLQTQNFAGLHWPISIDPYGDVRSPIYITEVQGGRFRLIRTIHTEQTP; encoded by the coding sequence ATGCAGAAATCACCCATCCTGTTACTTGGTTTCATTGCATTGGTTGCCGGTACTTTTCTCATCAGCAGCTGCGAAAAGAAACCTCTGGTCATTGGTTTTGCTGGACCGCTCACAGGCCCCTACGCTGACATGGGAGTTCACGGAAGAAACGGAGCTCATCTGGCACTGGAAGAAATCAATGCACGTGGAGGTATTGCAGGCCGTCGCCTTGTCCTGCTGAGCCGCGATGACTTCGGTACGGATGAAGGGGCTTTCCTTGCCTGTGAAGGCCTTATTCAGGCCGGAGTCACTGCCATCCTCGGCCACATGACAAGCTCCCAGTCCATGGCAGCCCTCCCAGCCGCACAACAGGCCTCCATGGTTCTGCTCAGCCCAACCACCTCCACCCCTGAGCTGAGCGGCATTGATGATATGTTCTTCCGGGTTCAGCCCACAACGGATACGGCAGCCAGAGCACTGGCTGCCTATGCGGCACAGGAAAGACAGCTTCTGCACATCGGAACGGTCCGGGATCTCAATAACCGTGGATTTGCAGATCCCTTTCATCAGGCTTTTTCAGAGATTTTCCAGAGATATGGGGGCAAAATCAGCCCTGAGCTGACCCTCTATTCCACCGGAGCACCGAACTGGGACTCTCTGGCCGCTCAGTTGGGAGAAGAAGGTTTCGATGCCCTTCTGGTTATTCTAGCTGCCAGGGATGCCGCTGCCCTCGCTCAGGCTCTCCATGCCCGCGGCATCCGTTTTCCCCTGCTCAGCTCCAACTGGGCCATGACGGAAGAACTGTTTACGGCAGGAGGCAGGACTGTTGAAACCATTATTTTCGCAGGCCATACCTTCAGTGAAAAACAGTCACCCCAGTATCAGCAATTTCTGAAAAACTACAGTAAACGGTATGGTCACTGGCCTTCCTTTGCAGCCGAATATGCCTATGATGCCATGCGCGTACTGGCGGAGGCCCTTGAAAGAACCGGAGGAAAAAACAGGGGACTTCCGGCAGCTCTGCTTCAGACACAAAATTTTGCAGGCCTCCACTGGCCTATATCCATTGATCCCTACGGAGATGTACGCAGCCCCATATACATAACGGAGGTTCAGGGAGGAAGATTCCGGCTGATCCGGACCATCCATACGGAGCAAACGCCATGA